From Pulveribacter suum, a single genomic window includes:
- a CDS encoding response regulator: MKHANSQPDAAAPACLSAGGELAALMRERDWSDTPLGPAHAWSQSLKTAVGIMLTSRQPIWIGWGRELTYLYNDAYKSIIGARHPWALGRPVSQVWREIWSEIGPMLETAMGGVSGIYVEEQLLIMERNGYPEETYYTFSYSPIPDDDGSPGGIICANTDDTRRVITERQLALLHELSSRIVDARTREQVCERSAAALATNGHDLPFALLYMADAQGGAMTLAAAAGIAAGHAAAPASIALDGPSPWPLAEVLQAQELRIADDLPAQFADLPTGAWHLPPTRAVVLPIAHSGEGRQAGALVVGLSPFRQFDPDYQGFVTLLTGQIAAAIANAEVYEEERKRAEALAAIDQAKTLFFSNVSHEFRTPLTLLLGPLEDSMAQADRLPEDERERVQIAHRNGLRLLKLVNTLLEFSRIEAGRARAHFEPTDLAALTAELASNFRSATEKAGLQLIVQCPALPEPVFVDREMWEKVVLNLLSNAFKFTFEGEIAVSVTAGQGVATLTVRDTGTGIPAQELPRMFERFHRIDGARGRSFEGSGIGLALVHELVKLHGGTIDVASEEGRGTTFTVSLPLGSRHLPAEHVREERALASSAGRAQMYVDEALRWLPGAEPQSSALQDIAADLPGDALACQPAHILLADDNADMRDYVRRLLSGRHHVQAVADGQAALEAIHARRPDLVLTDIMMPRLDGFGLMRAIRSDPALQGLPVIALSARAGEEASVEGLQAGADDYLVKPFSPRELLARVEANLKLARLRREATAELEASERRFRALVSASSDAIYRMSPDWSELRQLVGRDFLADAAQPTHRWLQEYGDPAEREKILAVIGQAIRSKRPFELEHRVRRSDGTLGWACSRAVPLLDASDEIVEWFGTVSDITQRKQAEQALRELNATLEQRVEARTQERDRIWRLGSDLLGVADTHGVWQSVNPAWTQVLGWREDEIVGKTSEWLEHPQDCARTRTEVARLADGATTIDFENRFRARDGSYRWLSWTAVPESGLLYCTARDVTAAKSQAEALRHAEDQLRQAQKMEAVGKLTGGVAHDFNNLLQVIGGNLQLLQKDLAGHERAELRLRNALGGVARGSKLASQLLAFGRRQPLAPRVVNLGRLIRDMDDMFRRALGESIEIETVVAGGLWNAFVDTAQVENALLNLAINARDAMKGQGKLTIEAGNALLDDGYTLRHTDVTPGQYVVLAVTDTGSGIPADVLEHVFEPFFTTKPEGQGTGLGLSMVYGFVKQSGGHVKLYSEAGHGTTVRIYLPRAHQQEDIATDTRTGPAVGGTETVLVVEDDEGVRATVVEMLADLGYRVLKAKDADSALVIVESGMPIDLLFTDVVMPGTLRSPELARKARERLPGIAVLFTSGYTQNAIVHGGRLDAGVELLSKPYTREELARKVRHVLRGQQQVQALVQAAAQQPAPAPLAPAAAPSAPAASPRPSGLRVLLVEDEEMIRTLTADILGDLGHSVLTAGDAAQALRLLHAHPVDVLVTDISLPGRPGTELAAEAQRHFADLRVVFASGYDPTPGAPGEGAAGREPVYLQKPYDEQALVRALEQALQ, translated from the coding sequence GTGAAGCACGCAAACTCCCAGCCGGACGCCGCCGCTCCCGCCTGCCTGTCCGCAGGCGGAGAACTGGCCGCGCTGATGCGCGAGCGCGACTGGTCTGACACCCCGCTGGGGCCGGCGCACGCCTGGTCGCAGAGCCTGAAGACGGCGGTCGGCATCATGCTCACGTCGCGCCAGCCGATCTGGATCGGCTGGGGCAGGGAGCTGACCTACCTCTACAACGACGCCTACAAGTCGATCATCGGCGCCCGCCACCCCTGGGCGCTGGGGCGGCCGGTCTCGCAGGTGTGGCGCGAGATCTGGAGCGAGATCGGTCCCATGCTGGAAACCGCGATGGGCGGCGTGAGCGGCATCTATGTCGAAGAGCAGCTGCTCATCATGGAGCGCAACGGCTACCCCGAGGAGACCTACTACACCTTCTCCTACAGCCCGATTCCCGACGACGACGGCAGTCCGGGCGGCATCATCTGCGCCAACACCGATGACACGCGGCGCGTGATCACCGAGCGTCAGCTGGCGCTGCTGCATGAGCTGTCCTCGCGCATCGTGGACGCGCGCACGCGCGAGCAGGTGTGCGAGCGCAGCGCTGCAGCGCTGGCAACCAACGGGCACGACCTGCCGTTTGCCTTGCTGTACATGGCGGACGCGCAAGGCGGGGCGATGACGCTGGCAGCAGCGGCCGGCATCGCCGCGGGGCACGCGGCTGCGCCAGCGTCCATCGCGCTGGACGGCCCGTCCCCCTGGCCGCTGGCCGAGGTGCTGCAGGCGCAAGAGCTGCGCATCGCCGACGACCTGCCGGCGCAGTTTGCCGACCTGCCCACGGGCGCCTGGCACCTGCCGCCCACCCGCGCCGTGGTGCTGCCGATCGCGCATTCGGGCGAAGGCCGGCAGGCAGGGGCGCTGGTCGTCGGGCTGAGCCCGTTTCGCCAGTTCGACCCGGACTACCAGGGCTTTGTGACGCTTCTGACCGGCCAGATCGCAGCGGCCATAGCCAATGCCGAGGTCTATGAGGAAGAGCGCAAGCGGGCCGAGGCGCTGGCCGCCATCGACCAGGCCAAGACGCTGTTCTTTTCCAACGTCAGCCACGAGTTCCGCACGCCGCTGACCCTGCTGCTGGGCCCGCTGGAAGACTCGATGGCGCAGGCCGACCGCCTGCCCGAGGACGAGCGCGAGCGCGTGCAGATCGCCCACCGCAACGGCCTGCGCCTGCTCAAGCTGGTCAACACGCTGCTGGAGTTCTCGCGCATCGAGGCGGGCCGGGCCAGGGCGCACTTCGAGCCCACCGACCTGGCTGCGCTCACGGCCGAGCTGGCCAGCAACTTCCGCTCGGCCACTGAAAAGGCCGGGCTGCAGCTCATCGTGCAGTGCCCGGCGCTGCCCGAGCCGGTCTTCGTCGATCGGGAGATGTGGGAAAAGGTGGTCCTCAACCTGCTGTCCAACGCCTTCAAGTTCACCTTCGAAGGGGAGATCGCGGTCAGCGTGACAGCGGGCCAGGGGGTGGCCACGCTCACGGTGCGCGACACCGGCACGGGCATCCCCGCGCAGGAGCTGCCGCGCATGTTCGAGCGCTTTCACCGCATCGACGGCGCGCGCGGGCGCAGCTTTGAAGGCAGCGGCATCGGCCTGGCGCTGGTGCATGAGCTGGTCAAGCTGCACGGCGGCACCATCGATGTGGCCAGCGAGGAGGGGCGCGGCACCACGTTCACGGTCAGCCTCCCGCTGGGCAGCCGGCACCTGCCGGCCGAGCATGTGCGCGAAGAGCGCGCGCTGGCCTCCAGCGCCGGCCGCGCGCAGATGTATGTGGATGAGGCGCTGCGCTGGCTGCCCGGGGCCGAGCCGCAGAGCAGCGCCCTGCAAGACATCGCGGCCGATCTGCCGGGCGATGCGCTGGCCTGCCAGCCTGCGCACATCCTGCTGGCCGATGACAACGCCGACATGCGCGACTACGTGCGCCGGCTGCTGTCCGGGCGCCACCACGTACAGGCCGTGGCCGACGGCCAGGCGGCGCTGGAGGCCATCCATGCGCGCCGGCCCGACCTGGTGCTGACCGACATCATGATGCCGCGCCTGGATGGCTTTGGCCTGATGCGCGCCATTCGCAGCGACCCGGCACTGCAGGGTCTGCCGGTGATCGCGCTGTCGGCGCGCGCCGGCGAAGAGGCCAGCGTCGAAGGGCTGCAGGCAGGCGCCGACGACTATCTCGTCAAGCCGTTCTCCCCGCGCGAGCTGCTGGCGCGGGTGGAGGCCAACCTGAAGCTGGCGCGGCTGCGGCGCGAGGCCACGGCCGAGCTGGAAGCCAGCGAGCGGCGCTTTCGCGCCCTGGTCAGTGCCAGCTCGGACGCCATCTACCGCATGAGCCCGGACTGGAGCGAGCTGCGCCAGCTGGTGGGCCGCGACTTTCTTGCCGATGCGGCCCAGCCCACCCACCGCTGGCTGCAGGAGTACGGCGACCCGGCCGAGCGGGAGAAGATCCTGGCCGTCATCGGGCAGGCCATCCGCAGCAAGCGCCCGTTCGAGCTGGAGCACCGCGTGCGCCGCAGCGACGGCACGCTGGGGTGGGCGTGCTCGCGGGCGGTGCCGCTGTTGGACGCCAGCGATGAGATCGTCGAGTGGTTCGGCACGGTGAGCGACATCACCCAGCGCAAGCAGGCAGAGCAGGCCCTGCGCGAGCTGAACGCGACGCTGGAGCAGCGCGTGGAGGCGCGCACGCAGGAGCGCGACCGCATCTGGCGCCTGGGCAGCGACTTGCTCGGCGTGGCCGACACCCACGGCGTGTGGCAAAGCGTCAACCCGGCCTGGACCCAGGTGCTGGGCTGGCGCGAGGACGAGATCGTCGGCAAGACCTCCGAGTGGCTGGAGCACCCTCAGGACTGCGCCAGGACGCGCACCGAAGTGGCGCGGCTGGCCGACGGCGCCACGACCATCGACTTTGAAAACCGCTTTCGCGCGCGCGACGGCTCCTACCGCTGGCTGTCCTGGACGGCCGTGCCCGAGAGCGGGCTGCTGTACTGCACCGCGCGCGACGTGACAGCCGCCAAGAGCCAGGCCGAGGCCCTGCGCCATGCCGAAGACCAGCTGCGCCAGGCGCAGAAGATGGAGGCCGTGGGCAAGTTGACGGGCGGCGTGGCGCACGACTTCAACAACCTGCTGCAGGTCATCGGCGGCAACCTGCAGCTGCTGCAAAAGGACCTGGCCGGGCACGAGCGCGCCGAGCTGCGCCTGCGCAACGCGCTCGGCGGCGTGGCACGCGGCTCCAAGCTGGCCTCGCAGCTGCTGGCCTTCGGGCGGCGCCAGCCGCTGGCGCCCAGGGTCGTCAACCTGGGCCGGCTGATCCGCGACATGGATGACATGTTCCGCCGCGCCCTGGGCGAGAGCATCGAGATCGAGACCGTGGTCGCCGGCGGGCTGTGGAATGCCTTCGTCGATACGGCGCAGGTCGAAAACGCGCTGCTCAACCTCGCCATCAACGCCCGCGATGCCATGAAGGGCCAGGGCAAGCTGACCATCGAGGCCGGCAACGCCCTGCTGGACGACGGCTACACCTTGCGCCACACCGACGTGACGCCCGGGCAGTACGTCGTGCTGGCCGTGACCGACACCGGCTCGGGCATTCCCGCGGACGTGCTCGAGCACGTCTTCGAGCCCTTTTTCACGACCAAGCCCGAAGGGCAGGGCACCGGACTGGGCCTGTCCATGGTGTATGGCTTCGTCAAGCAGTCGGGCGGGCACGTCAAGCTCTACAGCGAGGCTGGCCACGGCACCACGGTGCGCATCTATCTGCCGCGCGCCCACCAGCAGGAGGACATCGCCACCGACACCCGCACCGGCCCCGCGGTGGGCGGCACCGAGACGGTGCTGGTCGTGGAGGACGACGAGGGCGTGCGCGCCACCGTGGTCGAGATGCTGGCCGACTTGGGGTACCGCGTGCTCAAGGCCAAGGATGCCGACAGCGCCCTGGTGATCGTCGAGAGCGGCATGCCCATCGACCTGCTGTTCACCGACGTGGTCATGCCCGGCACCTTGCGCAGCCCGGAGCTGGCGCGCAAGGCGCGCGAGCGACTGCCGGGCATCGCGGTGCTGTTCACCTCGGGCTACACGCAAAACGCCATCGTGCATGGCGGGCGGCTGGACGCCGGCGTGGAGCTGCTCAGCAAGCCCTACACGCGCGAAGAACTGGCGCGCAAGGTGCGCCACGTGCTGCGCGGCCAGCAGCAGGTGCAGGCGCTGGTGCAGGCCGCGGCGCAGCAGCCCGCGCCCGCACCCCTGGCCCCCGCGGCGGCGCCGTCGGCGCCCGCGGCCAGCCCGCGCCCGTCCGGCCTGCGTGTGCTGCTGGTCGAGGACGAGGAGATGATCCGCACGCTCACCGCCGACATCCTGGGCGACCTGGGGCATTCGGTGCTGACGGCGGGCGACGCTGCCCAGGCGCTGCGCCTGCTGCACGCGCATCCGGTGGACGTGCTGGTGACCGATATCAGCCTGCCTGGGCGCCCGGGCACCGAGCTGGCGGCCGAGGCGCAGCGGCACTTCGCCGACCTGCGCGTCGTCTTCGCCTCGGGCTACGACCCCACGCCGGGCGCGCCCGGCGAGGGCGCAGCAGGGCGCGAGCCGGTCTATCTGCAAAAGCCATACGATGAACAAGCGCTGGTCCGGGCCCTGGAGCAGGCCCTGCAGTGA
- a CDS encoding ArsR/SmtB family transcription factor has protein sequence MEEANAVRSLAALAQALRLRLFRALVVAGPEGLTPGALAEQLDVAGNTLSFHLKELTHAGLVTQERQGRNLIYRASFTTMNELLGYLTENCCEGAACSTTDAAADCRC, from the coding sequence ATGGAAGAAGCCAACGCCGTCCGATCCCTCGCTGCGCTAGCGCAAGCATTGCGCCTGCGCCTGTTCCGCGCCCTGGTCGTCGCCGGCCCCGAGGGCCTGACCCCCGGAGCGCTGGCCGAGCAACTGGACGTGGCCGGCAACACGCTGTCGTTCCACCTCAAGGAACTGACGCATGCCGGCCTGGTGACGCAGGAGCGGCAGGGCCGCAACCTCATCTATCGGGCTTCGTTCACCACGATGAACGAGCTGCTGGGCTACCTCACCGAGAACTGCTGCGAGGGCGCAGCGTGCTCGACCACCGACGCGGCGGCGGATTGCCGTTGCTGA
- a CDS encoding ArsI/CadI family heavy metal resistance metalloenzyme, translated as MKRFHVHLHVTDLGQSIAFYSKLFAAEPARIEGDYAKWMLEDPRLNFAISTRGATPGVDHLGFQADEATELVNLKDRAEAANLALLDEGQTTCCYARSDKHWITDPQGVAWEHFQTLGNVPVFGKPGPAKAAAAACCAPVAVPASASCCGPAKACC; from the coding sequence ATGAAGCGCTTCCACGTTCACCTGCACGTCACCGATCTGGGCCAGAGCATCGCCTTCTATTCCAAGCTGTTCGCCGCCGAGCCCGCGCGCATCGAGGGCGACTATGCGAAGTGGATGCTGGAAGACCCGCGCCTGAACTTCGCCATCTCCACGCGCGGCGCTACGCCGGGCGTGGACCACCTAGGCTTTCAGGCGGACGAGGCCACCGAGCTGGTGAACCTCAAAGACCGGGCCGAGGCGGCCAACCTGGCGCTGCTCGATGAAGGCCAGACGACCTGCTGCTACGCCCGCAGTGACAAGCACTGGATCACGGACCCGCAGGGCGTGGCCTGGGAGCACTTCCAGACGCTGGGCAACGTGCCCGTGTTCGGCAAGCCAGGCCCGGCAAAGGCCGCTGCGGCGGCGTGCTGCGCCCCTGTGGCCGTACCGGCATCCGCATCGTGCTGCGGGCCTGCCAAGGCCTGCTGCTGA
- a CDS encoding arsenate reductase ArsC: MTSTSKPLNVLFLCTHNSARSILAEALLNGMAGDRFRGFSAGSSPRENQQPNPLALEALQRVGISTEGLRSKNWDEFAKPDAPNMDLIITVCDNAAGEMCPVWPGHPATAHWGYPDPSEVDSSLEEKQAAFRKTLHAIRQRVELFINLPAAAIDKLTIQQSARDLAKR, translated from the coding sequence ATGACCTCGACATCCAAGCCGCTGAACGTCCTGTTCCTCTGCACCCATAACTCGGCCCGCAGCATCCTGGCCGAAGCCTTGCTGAACGGCATGGCGGGCGACCGATTCCGCGGCTTCTCCGCTGGCAGCAGCCCGCGCGAGAACCAGCAGCCCAACCCGCTCGCGCTGGAAGCGCTGCAGCGCGTGGGCATTTCCACCGAAGGGCTGCGCAGCAAGAACTGGGACGAGTTCGCCAAGCCCGACGCACCGAACATGGACCTCATCATCACCGTGTGCGACAACGCGGCCGGCGAGATGTGCCCCGTCTGGCCAGGCCACCCCGCCACGGCGCATTGGGGCTACCCGGACCCGTCGGAAGTGGATAGCAGTCTTGAAGAGAAGCAGGCCGCGTTCCGCAAGACGCTGCACGCCATCCGGCAGCGCGTCGAGCTGTTCATCAACCTGCCCGCCGCAGCCATCGACAAGCTGACGATCCAGCAGTCCGCACGCGATCTGGCCAAGCGCTGA
- a CDS encoding arsenic transporter, with protein MLAAILIFLFTLVLVIWQPRGLGIGWSASFGAVLALVFGVVHLADIAVVWGIVWNATATFVAVIIISLLLDEAGFFEWAALHVARWGGGNGRRLFAFIVLLGAAVAALFANDGAALILTPIVMAMLVALGFSPAATLAFVMAAGFIADTASLPLVVSNLVNIVSADFFGIGFNQYAAVMMPVNIAAVLASLLVLLLYFGRSVPARYDLAQLKAPAQAIRDPATFRAGWVVLVLLVVGFFGLEPLGVPVSAVAAVAAVVLLAVAARGHVISTRKVLHGAPWQIVVFSLGMYLVVYGLRNAGLTDRIAGLLDVFAQGGIWGAAIGTGVLTALLSSVMNNMPTVLIGALSIDASQASGVVKEAMIYANVIGCDLGPKITPIGSLATLLWLHVLQKKGTTIAWGYYFRVGIVLTLPVLLVTLAALALRLCLA; from the coding sequence ATGCTCGCGGCCATCCTGATTTTTCTGTTCACGCTCGTGCTGGTCATCTGGCAACCCCGGGGTCTGGGCATTGGCTGGAGCGCATCGTTCGGCGCTGTGCTGGCGCTGGTGTTCGGCGTGGTGCACCTGGCCGACATCGCCGTGGTGTGGGGCATCGTCTGGAACGCGACCGCCACATTCGTGGCCGTCATCATCATCAGCCTGCTGCTGGACGAAGCCGGCTTCTTCGAGTGGGCCGCGCTGCACGTGGCGCGCTGGGGCGGCGGGAACGGCCGCCGGTTGTTCGCCTTCATCGTGCTGCTGGGCGCGGCGGTGGCCGCGCTGTTCGCCAACGACGGCGCCGCACTGATCCTGACACCCATCGTCATGGCCATGCTGGTCGCGCTGGGCTTTTCGCCGGCCGCGACGCTGGCCTTCGTGATGGCAGCCGGCTTCATCGCCGACACGGCCAGCCTGCCGCTGGTCGTGTCCAACCTGGTCAACATCGTCTCGGCCGACTTCTTCGGCATCGGCTTCAACCAGTACGCGGCCGTGATGATGCCGGTCAACATCGCCGCCGTGCTGGCCAGCCTGCTGGTCCTGCTGCTGTACTTCGGCAGGAGCGTGCCGGCGCGCTACGATCTGGCGCAGCTCAAGGCGCCGGCCCAGGCCATCCGCGATCCGGCCACCTTCCGGGCCGGCTGGGTAGTGCTGGTCCTGCTGGTGGTCGGCTTCTTCGGCCTGGAGCCGCTGGGCGTGCCGGTCAGCGCGGTCGCGGCCGTGGCCGCCGTGGTGCTGCTGGCCGTCGCGGCCCGCGGCCACGTCATCAGCACGCGCAAGGTGCTGCACGGGGCGCCCTGGCAGATCGTGGTGTTCTCGCTGGGTATGTACCTGGTGGTCTACGGCCTGCGCAATGCCGGGCTGACCGACCGCATTGCCGGGCTGCTCGATGTGTTCGCGCAGGGCGGCATCTGGGGTGCAGCCATCGGCACAGGCGTGCTCACGGCCTTGCTGTCCTCGGTCATGAACAACATGCCCACGGTGCTCATCGGCGCACTGTCCATCGACGCATCGCAGGCAAGTGGTGTGGTGAAGGAAGCCATGATTTACGCCAACGTCATCGGCTGCGACCTCGGTCCCAAGATCACACCCATTGGCAGTCTGGCCACGCTACTCTGGCTGCACGTGCTCCAGAAGAAGGGGACCACCATCGCCTGGGGCTACTACTTCCGCGTGGGCATCGTGCTCACGCTGCCCGTGCTGCTGGTGACGCTGGCGGCTTTGGCGCTGCGCTTGTGCCTGGCCTGA
- the arsC gene encoding arsenate reductase (glutaredoxin) (This arsenate reductase requires both glutathione and glutaredoxin to convert arsenate to arsenite, after which the efflux transporter formed by ArsA and ArsB can extrude the arsenite from the cell, providing resistance.), which produces MPNITIYHNPACGTSRNTLAMICNSGEEPQVIEYLKTPPDRATLERLIAAMGITPRELLRRKGTPYDALGLDSASWTDAQLIEFMLQEPILINRPIVVTLLGTRLCRPSEAVLDLLPQPQQGAFTKEDGEAVIDEKGARIAKP; this is translated from the coding sequence ATGCCCAACATCACGATCTACCACAACCCCGCCTGCGGCACGTCGCGCAACACGCTGGCGATGATCTGCAACAGCGGCGAGGAACCACAGGTCATCGAGTACCTGAAGACGCCGCCCGACCGGGCCACGCTGGAACGGCTCATCGCCGCCATGGGCATCACGCCGCGCGAGCTGCTGCGCAGGAAGGGCACGCCCTACGACGCGCTGGGCCTGGACAGCGCTTCATGGACCGATGCGCAGTTGATCGAGTTCATGCTGCAGGAACCTATCCTGATCAACCGGCCCATCGTCGTCACGCTGCTGGGCACGCGGCTGTGCCGGCCTTCCGAAGCCGTGCTGGATCTGCTGCCGCAACCGCAGCAAGGCGCCTTCACGAAGGAAGACGGCGAGGCCGTCATCGACGAGAAGGGAGCGCGCATTGCCAAGCCCTGA
- the arsH gene encoding arsenical resistance protein ArsH, translating to MPSPELPNIDGSSFRRPDVARLLPAERATHPPRILLLYGSVRERSYSRLVTEEAARLLQAMGAEPRIFDPRGLPQPDGAPEDHPKVQELRELAQWSEGMVWCSPERHGAMTGIMKSQIDWIPLAVGSVRPTQGKTLAVMEVSGGSQSFNAVNQLRVLGRWMRMLTIPNQSSVAKAFAEFEEDGRMKPSPYYERVVDVMEELVKFTLLTRDCSGYLVDRYSERRESAEALSKRVNLRSI from the coding sequence TTGCCAAGCCCTGAGCTGCCGAACATCGATGGCTCCAGCTTCCGCCGGCCCGACGTGGCGCGGCTGCTGCCGGCCGAGCGCGCGACCCATCCGCCGCGCATCCTGCTGCTCTACGGTTCAGTGCGTGAGCGCTCTTACAGCCGGCTCGTGACCGAGGAAGCGGCTCGGCTGCTGCAGGCCATGGGCGCCGAGCCGCGCATCTTCGATCCGCGCGGCCTGCCCCAGCCCGATGGCGCGCCCGAAGACCACCCCAAGGTGCAGGAGCTGCGCGAGCTGGCGCAGTGGTCGGAGGGCATGGTCTGGTGCTCGCCCGAGCGGCACGGGGCCATGACCGGCATCATGAAGTCGCAGATCGACTGGATTCCGCTGGCGGTCGGATCGGTGCGGCCCACACAGGGCAAGACGCTGGCCGTCATGGAGGTGTCGGGCGGCTCGCAATCCTTCAACGCAGTGAACCAACTGCGCGTGCTGGGCCGCTGGATGCGCATGCTGACCATCCCCAACCAGTCGTCGGTGGCCAAGGCCTTCGCCGAGTTTGAGGAAGACGGCCGCATGAAGCCCTCGCCTTACTACGAGCGCGTGGTGGACGTGATGGAGGAACTGGTGAAGTTCACGCTGCTGACGCGCGATTGCTCCGGCTACCTGGTGGACCGCTACAGCGAGCGGCGCGAGAGCGCCGAGGCGCTGTCCAAACGCGTCAACCTGCGCAGCATCTGA